Part of the Rhizobium sp. WYJ-E13 genome is shown below.
TTGGCAAGGCGGTCGATCAGCTCGTCGGACTTGCCGTTGAGAAAGAGGTCGGTGCCTGTCGGGCCGGGAGCGACCGTATTGACGGTGATCTGGCGGCCACGCATTTCCTTGGACATGATAGCGCTCATCGTCTCGACGGCGGCCTTCGTGGCGGCATAGACGCTGTAGGTTTCCGGCTTCAGGCCAACGACCGAGCTCGAGACGTTGATGACCCGGCCACCGTCATGCAGACGCTTGGCAGCCTCACGCAGCGTATTGAACGTACCCTTGAGGTTGACGCTGATCTGACGGTCGAAGGTCGCGTCGTCGACATCGGCAAGGCGGGAAAGCAGCATGATGCCGGCATTGTTGACGAGGACGTCGACACCGCCGAAGGCTGCCTCTGCAGCGTCGAACATACGGCGCACGGCATCGGCATCGGCAACATCGGCCTGTGCCGTCAGCGCCTTGCCCCCGGCCTTTTCGATCTTCTGGGCCAGTTCCTCGGCACGTGCCGCATTGCCTGAATAGTTGATGACAACGGTGAAGCCGTCCTTTGCAAGACGTTCGGCGATCGAAGCGCCGATGCCACGGGAAGCGCCGGTAACGAGAGCGACCTTGTTTTGATTGGCAGACATTTTTCTTCTCCTTTGGTTCGGCGCCCGCAGCGCCCTTTCGATGAGAAGAAGATGTCCCTTTTCACTTGACGGATAATGAGCCATTATTCGGCATCACTATCCGGAGAATACGAACAAACAAAATGGACAGGTTCGATGCCATGCGGGTCTTTTCCCGCGTCGTGGAGCGCCGCAACTTCACGCTTGCCGCCGAAGATACCGGCCTGCCGCGCTCGACGGTGACGGATGCGGTCAAGCAGTTGGAGGCGCGCCTTGGCGTGCGCCTGCTCCAGCGCACGACGCGCCATGTCAGCCCGACGCTCGACGGTGAGGCCTATTATCAGCGCTGCCTGTCGATCCTCGCCGATATCGAAGATGCTGAAGGCGCTTTTGCCGGCGCCAAGCCGAAAGGGCTGCTGCGGGTGGACGTCCATGGCACGCTGGCCCGACATTTCGTGCTGCCGAGCCTGCCATCCTTTCTGGAGACCTATCCCGATATCGAGTTCTATATGAGTGAAGGTGACCGGTTGGTGGACCTGGTGCGCGAAGGCATCGATTGTGTGCTGCGCGTTGGCATACCGCAGGATAGCGACATGGTCGCCCGGCGGGTCGCCATGCTGGACGAGATTACCCTCGCCTCGCCGTCCTATATCGCCGCTTTCGGTCTGCCCGAGCATCCCGACAGGCTGGATACGCATCGCATGGTCGGCTTCCGCGCGACCGGCAGCGCCGGCCCGCTGCCGCTGGAATTCATCATCGATGGCAACGTCCGCAACATCACCATTCCCGCAACCGTGACCGTCAACGCCGCCGAGAGCTACATTTCCGCCGCCCGAATAGGCCTCGGCATGATCCAGGTCCCGCGTTATCACGCCGAGCACGATCTTGCCGCCGGCACTCTCGTCGAAGTGCTCGCCGATTTTCCGCTCACGCGGACGCCGGTATCGCTGCTTTATCCACGAAACCGCCAGCTTTCGCCGCGCGTGCGCGTCTTCATCGATTGGCTCGTTAAGGTCTTTGCTCGACAAACCGCCGAAAACACGGTTCACTCATATTAGCGTTTTCGGAGGAACGGACATGGCACTCAGCGATATCATCGTCTACCAGACCGGTGAAGGCTTCGTCGTCGAGTTCGGCGGTGAAGGCGAAGACCGGATCGCGGTCACCCTGCGCGAAGCGTCCGATCTCACCCATGACAATGCAATCGCCAAGGCCAGAGCGCTGCTGACCTCCGCATTCGAACCCGTTCACGGTGATAGCGCCCGCAGCAAGGATGCTGCAGTGCTGGAGGAGGAATTGAACGAAGGGTTGGAGGATTCCTTCCCGGCAAGCGATCCGGTCTCCGTGACCGTCACCTCCATTCCAATGCGCGATCCCAACGCCGGACACTAAACCTGTGTCGAGACGATGTTATCGACGCGGACCTCACCGCGCACGATGCCACGCTCGGTGATCTCAGTGTGCGCCGCTTCTTCGATGACGGTATAGAGTTTTTCGTTGCGGAACGCGCTCGCATTCTTTGTCGACTTGTCTTCCGCCGGCGAACCGTCGATTTCCAGAAAATCGAGCTCGGCTTCTGCAGCGACGATACGTGCATCGCCAGGCGTCAGAGCTGCAACGACCACCACGCCATGGGAAGGCGCAAGATCCCAGTTGGGATCATCAGGAGCGGCGACAGGCACCAGCCGATAGAGCTTGAGATCATCCATGATCCATTTCCTTGTAATTGTTGGCTTGCGTTCCAAACGCCAGCCGGCAAATCATTGTTCCGGGTGGTGGATGAGCAAAGAGGATGTTATCGGCACTCTTCATGACAACCGACATGATCAATGGCGCGATCGGCGCCGGCCCGCTTGCCGGGGAAAGCCTGCGCCATTTCTTTGAACGTGATGCGATCGAGGTCGCCCGCGACCTGCTCGGCTGCCACCTCACGGTCAACGATGCAGGCGGGCGGATCACCGAGACGGAAGCCTATTACCCCGACGACCCGGCCTCCCACAGTTTCCGCGGCCCGACCAAGCGCAACGGCGCTATGTATGGCCGTCCAGGCAATGTCTATATTTACCGCATCTACGGCATGTACTGGTGCCTGAACTTCGTCTGCTCACCGGGCTCGGCGGTGCTGATCCGTGCCCTGGAGCCGGAAATCGGCCTGCCGGTCATGATGGAGCGGCGGGGCACCGATGTGCTGGCGCAACTCTGCAGCGGCCCCGGCAAGCTCTGCCAGGCACTCGACATCGATATAGCCATCAACGACCGGACGCTCGACAAGCCGCCTTACGCGATCTCACCGTCTGCGCCCGTACCAATCGTCTCGGGCAAGCGCATAGGCATCACGAAAAATGCCGAAGCACCGTGGCGCTTCGGCATTCAGGGATCGCGATATCTGAGCAAGCCGTTCCGCTAATGGCGGAACTTCACTGTCACTCCATAACGGCGCTGTGGTCCACGGCCGGCGCAGCCTTCGGCTTGCGAAGCAGCAGCACCAGCGGCATGACGGCAAGCGACATCAGCATCAGCAGTTTGAAGTCATCTATATAGGCGATGATGGTCGACTGCAGCGTGATGACGTCGTTGAGCGCCGCACGGCCGATCGCCGTCAAAGGACTCAGGCCCTGTGCCGCCGTCGCATTAAAGGCGTGGTTGAACGGCGTCACATAGGCCGCGATCGACTCGTGATTGCTCTGCGTATTCTCGACGATCAGCGCCGAAACGATCGAGATGCCGACCGAGGAGCCGATATTACGCGACAGATTATAGAGGCCCGTTCCGTCGCCGCGCATCTGGGCTGGCAGCGTCGCAAAGGCAATTGTCGTCAGCGGCACGAAGAGGAAACCGAGGCCGGCACCCTGGATGAAGCCGACCGAGATGATCGTCCACTGCGACACGTCAGGCGTCCAGCCGGTCATGTCGTACATTGCCCAGGCCGTCAGGCCGAGACCGAGCAGCAGCAGCCAGCGCGTATCCACCTTGCCGATCAACCGGCCGACGATGAACATGCAGAGCATGGTGCCGAGGCCGCGCGGTCCCATGACAATACCCGCGGTGATGACCGGATAGCCCATCAGCGTCTGCAGATACGGCGTCATCAGCGCCAGCGAGGCGAGATAGGTGATGCCGATCACGAAGATGAAGACCATGCTGACGGTGAAATTCTGGTCGAGGAACAGCCGCGGATTGACGAAGGATTTCTCCGCCGTCAGCGTATGCACCAGGAGCAGATAGAAGGCCGCGGCGCAGACGATCGCTTCGATCATGATCTCGCCGGAGGAAAACCAGTCGAGCTGCTCGCCGCGGTCGAGGAAAAGCTGCAGCGAAGCAATAAACAGGCTCATCATCCCGAAGCCGAACCAGTCGAGCTTGGCGAGCACATCCCTCTTCGTCTCCGAGACGAATATGACGATGCCGGCAAAGGCGAGCGCACCGATCGGAATGTTGATGTAAAAGACCCAGCGCCAGCTGATATTGTCGGTCAGCCAGCCGCCGATGACAGGACCCAGAACCGGCCCGACCATGACCGAGACGCCGAATAGGGCCATGGCCGAGCCGCGCTCCTCGACGGAATAGATGTCGAGAAGGATGCCCTGGGAAAGCGGAACCAGCGAGGCGCCGAACAGGCCCTGCAGCAGGCGGAAGGCGACGATCTGCGGCAGCGATTGCGCCAGACCGCAGAGCACGGAGGCGACGACGAAGCCGACGATCGCCGTCAGCAGTACGCGCTTGCGGCCAAACTTGGCGGCAAGAAAGCCCGACGGCGGCGTCATGATCGCGGCAGCGACGATGTAGGAGGTCAAAACCCAGTTGATCTGGTCGGCGGAAGCCGAAACGCTGCCTTGGATGTAGGGCAGCGCCACGTTGGCGATCGTCGTATCAAGCGCCTGCATGATGACGGCGAGAATAACGCAGGCCGTGATCGCGCCGCGATTGGCAACCGGGGTTGCCGGTGATGCAGGAGCAGTGCTCATGGCCGTTACTCTTGGCTCTTGGCTTGGCCCAGGAGATTGTTGACGAAATCAGGCAAGCCCCGCGCATGACCTGTATCGACATCGACGACCGTGCTCATGCCGACGCGGAGCGGCGGTTTGCCCTGAGAGTCGTCGATGCTGACGCGCATCGGAATACGCTGCACGACCTTCACCCAGTTGCCGGTCGTATTCTGTGCCGGCAGCAGCGAGAAAGAAGAACCCGATGCCGGGCTGATGCTCTCGACCTTGCCCTTCCACAGGACGCCCGGATAGGTGTCGACGTAGATATCGACCGACTGGCCGGGCTTGACGTAGGTGAGTTCGGTTTCCTTCGGGCTTGCGGCGATCCACAGGTGCGAGGTCGAAACAAGCGAGAAGGCCTGCTGTGAAGCCTGCAGGTAGGAGCCGACCTGCAATGCGTTCACGTTGGTCACGACGCCATCGAACGGCGCCTTGACGACGCTGTGATCGAGCTCGCGCTGAGCGTTGTCGACCTGCGACTTGGCCTGCAGGTACAGCGGATTTTCCTCGACTGGCTGGTCGGCATTGCCGCCGAGCTGGGCAAGCGTCGTTGCGGCTTCCGCCTTGGCGACCGAAACCTTCTGCTGCGCGGCCTCGAGATTATGCTTGGCTTCGTCATAGGCCGATTGCGTCGCGCTGCCGTTGTTGACGAGGCTCTGCTGCCGGTCGAACTGCTCCTGGTAATAGGGCAGATCGGCTTCGGCCTGGGTGATCTCGGCAAGCGACTGCTGGTAGCTGGCCTTGAGGTTCATGATCTGGTTGCGCTGCGCGCCGAGCTGCGCCTTGGCGCCGTCAAGCGCGATCCTGAAGGCGTCGGACTGCAGGCTGAAAAGCACCTGTCCCGCCTTGACCTGTTCGTTCTCATGCACGTTGATCTTCGCGACGATGCCCGAAACATCGGTCGTGATGCCCACCATGTCCGCCTGGATATAGGCGTTGTCGGTCGACATGACCTGGCCGCCATTGACGTAATAATAGCCGCCGACGACGAGCGCCAAAGGCAGCAGGGCAAAGAGGACGGGGCGGGTGAAGCTGCGCCGGCGGCGGACCTTGTTGCCGCCAGGCGCAGCCACCGCGGCAGCCGCGGGCGCTGAATTGGATGAAGGCGCCTCAGCCACCGTTTCCGGTTGTTGGGGAATGTCTTTTTCTTCGAGAGGGTTCTTGGCATTCGCGTCGGACACGACGCGCAGCGAGGATTGGTCAGCCATGTTTTGTCTCATTCTCGGCGACCGGAGACCGGCACGCCTGCACCAGGTTCGTCTTCATTACGGACAGGATGTGGAAAAGCTGGTCGCGCTGTTCGGGCGTGACGCTTTCCAATGCTTCGCCGCGCGTCACGTCGCCGATTTTGCGCATTTCGGCGAGAATCGGATGGGCTGCTTCACGCATGTAGAGCAGCCAGATGCGCCGGTCGGTCGGATGCTGGCGGCGTTCGATCAGGCCGCGCTCGGCAAGCTTGTCGAGGATGCGGACCAGCGTGATCGGTTCGATTTCGAGGATCTCGGCAAGCCCACTCTGATGGATGCCTTCATTATTGGCGAGATAGGCAAGTGTCTGCCACTGAGACCGCGTCAGCCCAAGGTCCTTTGCGCGCTGCTCAAACCGCTTGCGAAGCAGGCGGGCAACGTCGTGCAGAAGAAAACCGAGTGTTGGATTGTTGGTCATATACCTTCGCCGGCTAGTAATAAGCATCCTTATGATGTTAATAGATATATTGAGCATGTACGGCGCACAAGGATGCAGCCTCAAGATTCCGCACCTGCGGCCAAAATGCCGCAGCCGGCACTAAGGAGGGCCTTCGATCCGGTCTTTCGAGAGATTCAAGCAGCGGCCGAAACTCGTCACAGCAATGCGATAAAGCGACACATCGGCAGAAGTGCCGGGGTTAGAGGAACTCCAAATCAACGCAATCAATTGACATTTGCAATTTTTGGATTCTCCCGTTTATAGTCTGCCTTCATAGAGTTAGGGGGGAAGCAGAATTTTCTCCCTCCGGTTGATTTCGAGGCGCTGGCTTGCACCTGTCATCTTCCCGGCAGCCAAGCATGACTAGAATTCGGACTTGGGACGAAGGCTCATGCTTTCGTTCCAGCAGGTATGAACAGCTTATCTCAAGCATAGGTTCAGGCGGCTGCATTCGGCCGCCCGCAAGGGGGACCGGAATGGCTTATTCACTTCGACAGACACTAGCGCTCGGCTGCTTCGCGGCCCTCCTGCCGCTTACCGTTGAGGCGCAACAGGCGTCTGCTCCCCCACCCGTCACCGTTGCCAAGCCCGTGGTGCGCGATGTGGTCGACAATGATGAGTTCATCGGCCGCTTCGAGCCTGTCGATGAGGTATCCGTCCGCTCGCGGGTCGGGGGTTACCTGCAGGAGATCGACTTCACCGACGGCGCTCTGGTGAAACAGGGCGACCGCCTCTTCGTCATCGATCAGCGCCCGTTTGTCACCGCGCTCAATCAGGCGAATGCCGCGCTCGAGGCGTCGAAATCGGCTCTGGTCTTTGCCGATGCGCAATATAAGCGCGCCCAGTCGCTGGCTTCGAGCGGCAGCCAGTCGGCGCAGACGCTGGACGATCGCCGCCGCGAATTCGATTCAGCCCAGGCCAATGTCCGCGGCGCTCAGGCTGCAGCCGATCGCGCAGCTCTCGACATGGAATATACGGAGATCACTGCGCCGCTCAGCGGCCGCATCGACCGGCGCCTGATCTCTGCCGGCAATCTCGTGCAGACAGATCAGACCGTGCTCACGACGATCGTCTCACTCGATCCGATCGATTTCTATTTCGATGTCGACGAGCGCCGCCTGCTCAATTTCGCTGACACTGCACGCAAGCTCGGCAAGGACCTCCAGCAGGGCGGCGGCGGACTGGATGTGACAGTCACGATCTCGGATCCCAATGCCAAGCCATTCAAGGGAAAACTCGATTTCGCCGAGAACCGGATCGACAATGAGAGCGGCACCATTCGTCTGCGTGCCCGCTTCCCCAACCCCGATCTCGTCCTTCAGCCCGGCCTCTTCGGCCGCATTCAGGTCGAAGCCTCGAATACCTATCAGGCCGTTCTTGTCCCCGACGAGGCGATCGGTTCCGACCAGAACGAGCGTGTCGTTTACGTCGTCGGCGCCGACGGCACGGTTTCGACCAAGCCCGTGAGGCCCGGCCCGCGGCTCTATGGCTACCGCGTCATTCGCGAGGGACTCGACGGCACCGAGACGATTATCGTCAATGGCCTGATACGCGCTCGGCCCGGCGCAAAGGTCACGCCTCAGATGACCGAATTGCCGAAGGAGCGGACGGACGCGCCGCCGGAAACCGCCGGTGCGGAGAGCGGCCAATGAGATTTGCCCATTTCTTCGTGGACCGGCCGATCTTTGCGGCCGTCATCTCCATTGTTCTTCTCGTCGTCGGCAGTATTGCTTACACGCAATTGCCGGTCTCCCAATATCCGGAGATCGCACCGCCGACCATCGTCGTTCGCACCTCCTATCCAGGCGCCGACCCGCAGACGATCGCCGATACGGTTTCGACCCCGCTCGAACAGCAGATCAACGGCGTCGAAGACATGCTCTACATGTCTTCTTACTCCAGCGCCGACGGCGCCATGTCGCTGACGATCACCTTCAAGCTCGGCACCGATCTCGACAAGGTGCAGGTTCTTGTGCAGAACCGCGTTTCCATCGCCCTGCCCCGTCTTCCCGAGGAAGTCCAACGGCTTGGCGTGACCACCGACAAGAGCTCGCCTGACCTGATGATGGTGGTGCATCTGCTGTCGCCGTCGCATCGTTATGACCAGCTCTACGTCTCGAACTATGCGCGCAACCGCATACGCGACGTTCTCGTGCGCCTTGATGGCGTCGGTGACGTGCAACTCTTCGGTGAACGCCAGTATTCGATGCGAATTTGGCTGGACCCGGAGAAGCTCTCCGCCTACGGGATGACTTCAGATGACGTCGTCGCCGCATTAAGAGACCAGAACGTCCAGGTATCGGGAGGCAAGATCGGCGCTCCGCCGGTGACCGGCAAGAATGCGTTCGAATATACGGTACGAACGGACGGGCGTTTCTCGGATGTCCGCCAGTTCCGGTACGTCATTGTGAAATCGACGGCCACCGGCCGGCTCGTGTCGCTGCAGGATGTCGCCCGTATCGAACTTGGCGCACAGGATTACGTCACCAACAGCTATCTCAATAATGACCCTGCCGTTGCTCTCGGCATCTTTGCCCGGCCAGGAACCAACGCACTGGATACCGCCCATCAGATCCAGGCCATCATGAAGGACCTGTCTCAGAATTTCCCGCAGGGGCTGGAATATCGCATCGTCTATGACACGACCGAATTCATCTCGGATTCGATCTACGAGGTCTATAGGACCATCGCTGAAGCGGCGATCCTCGTGGCGATCGTCGTCCTCGTTTTCCTGCAATCCTGGCGAACCGCCCTCATTCCGATCATCGCCATCCCCGTATCGCTGATTGGCACTTTCGCAGTCCTGCTCGCCTTTGGCTTCTCGCTCAACATGCTCACCCTGTTCGGCCTCGTACTGGCGATTGGTATCGTTGTAGACGATGCGATCGTGGTGGTGGAAAATGTCGAGCGAAACCTGGCGCGCGGCATGACTCCGAAACAGGCGGCGCACGTCACGATGGACGAAGTCGGAACCGCCGTCGTCGCCATCTCGCTGGTGCTGATCGCAGTCTTCGTGCCGACGGCCTTCATTCCGGGGATTTCCGGTCAGTTCTACAAACAGTTTGCGGTGACGATATCAGTCACCACGGCAATTTCCGCATTGAATTCACTGACCCTTTCGCCTGCGCTCGCAGGCATCTTGCTCAAAACCCATAATCATGAAAGCAAGCGCAGGAATATCTTCTCCCAGTTGGGGAGCGGTCTTGCAAATGGCTTCAACCGCGGCTTCGATCGAATGAGCTTGGGCTATTCCTGGATCGTCCGGCATCTGGTCAGCAGCTGGGTCGGATTGACCGCTTCGCTCGTCGTCTTCGCCTGCCTGCTGGGCGCGACCTGGTATATGGGACAGAAGGTTCCCTCGGGCTTCATCCCGACTATGGACCAGGGTTATGCGATCGTCGTCATCCAGCTTCCGGACGGCGCCTCGCTGGCACGTACCGACGCCGTCGTCAAACAGGTGGGTGACATCGCCCGCACGGTGCCAGGCGTCGGTAATGCCGTGCAGTTTGCCGGTTTCAGCGGGGCGACCTTTACCAATGCCTCGAATGCCGGCGTCGTCTTCGTCCCGTTCAAATCCTTTGCCGACCGTGAAGAAGGCGGCGAGACCGCCAACAAGATCATCGGCGAGCTCTACGGCAAGCTTCAGAGCATCCAGGAAGCCTTCATCATTGCCATCCCGCCGCCATCCGTGCGTGGCGTCGGCAATTCGGGCGGCTTCAAGATGCAGATTTTGGATCTTGAGAGCTCTGACATGACGCGTGTCCTGGGTCTCGCTCGCCAGATGATGGGCGCCGCTGCAACGACCCCGGGACTGACCGGCGTCTTTACGACATTCTCGGATGCAAGCCCGCAATATTTCCTTGCAATCGACCGCGACAAGGCACGTTTCCTGAACGTGCCGATCCCCAATATCTTCAACGCATTGTCCATCAACCTTGGTGTCGCCTATGTGAACGATTTCAATGCGTTCGGGCGCGTCTACCAGGTTCGCGCCCAGGCTGACCGGCAATATCGCATGGATAGGGACGACATTCTCGCGCTGAAGGTTCGATCGGCAACCGGCGCGCTGGTTCCGCTTGGCACCCTGATGGATATCCAGGATTCCAGCGGTCCGGCACTTGTCCAGCGCTACAACATGTATGTCTCGGTGCCGCTTCAGGGCAATCCGACGCCCGGCACATCGACCGGCGACGCGATCAAGAAGATGGAAGCGCTGGCGGGGCAGATCCTGCCGCCCGGAACGAGCTTCGAGTGGACTGAGCTTGCCTATCAGGAAACCCACACCGGCAACACCGCGATCTATATCTTCGCCCTATCGGTGATCTTCGTCTTTCTTGCGCTTGCGGCACAATATGAAAGCTGGGTCCTGCCTCTGGCAATCATCCTCATCGTTCCGCTCGCAGTGCTCGCCGCATTGATCGGCGTGTGGCTCAGGGGGATGGACAACAACGTCCTGACACAGATCGGCCTGATCGTGCTGATTGGTCTTGCTGCCAAGAACGCCATCCTGATCGTCGAGTTTGCAAGACAGGCGGAAGAGGAAGGGAAAAGCGTCGTGGATGCCGCAATCGAAGCAAGCCATCTTCGCCTGCGCCCGATCCTGATGACGGCCTTCGCCTTCATTTTCGGCGTCCTGCCGCTTGCCATCGCCACCGGCCCCGGTGCTGAAATGCGTCAGTCGCTCGGCACGGCCGTCTTCTCCGGCATGCTGGGTGTAACGTTCTTCGGCCTGTTCCTGACGCCGGTCTTCTACGTCGCGCTGCGCCGCTGGCGCAAAAAGCCGGCGAAGGTACCGGCTGCTCATGCAGATGCCGAGGAAAACGCAGCCTAGAGCAACTCCAGCAGCAAAGGTGCTTAGCGGTCCTGCCTCCGGAATTGCGAGAAAACAAAGGGAGGACATTTCGTGTTTCGAAGAAAAACGGAAATACTCTCAGGCTCAGGTGGAGAAGAGGTGAACCTGCCCCTGCCAGAAACGGGCAACGGAGAGCTTGCCGCTCCTGAAGGCGCGGGTATCGAGGTTCAGCCGCATCGGCTGTACATCCGGCTGGTCGCTGGGTGTATGTCCGTGCACGATGAGTTTCGGCAGCGGCAGTGGGCTTTCCAGGAAGCGCTGGCGGATGAAGGCCAGGTCGTCATCCGCTTGCTCTTCGAGCGGCACGCGCGGATCGATACCGGCATGCACGAAGACGACGTCAGGCGTATCAAGCATGATCGGCATGGCGCGGATAAAGTCGATATGCGTATGCGGCAGCGACTGGCGGATGAAGGCGTCCAGCTGCGCACCGGAGCGGAAGACAAGCGGCAGATGATCGGGATCGAGGCCGTAAGATCGCAGAAGCTCGGCAGCACCCATGGTCATCCAGTCGTCATAGGATGCCCAGCCGTCGATATAGTCGAGCATGACGATCTCATGGTTGCCGGCAAGGCAGATGCGCTCGAAGCCTTCGGGCGCCGGATCCATGAGATGGCTGAGGACATGCGCCGATTGAGGGCCGCGATCGACATAATCGCCGAGCATGACGATGAGCTTGGTGCCCGGCAGATGCTCGGCATCGCGCACGATCGCCTCTTCGGCTTTCTGCAGCAGGTCGAGACGCCCGTGCACGTCGCCAATGGCATAGGTCGGGACTTCGGCTATATCCATGCTCACGCGCGGACGCGGCTGACGTCCAGCCTTCGAACCCTCGCGGTTTCGTGCAAGAGAATCGCTCATCATCATTCCTGATCACTTGGCCGTCCCTTAACCATAAGTAGAGCATACGGCAAGGCGATCAAGCTGGTAAGAAAATTCGGCCGGCCGGGCTTTTGTGGAAAAACCGGCCTTACCTAAGCCGATGCAATCGCGCACTTTTTTAACACTAGGAAAGAGTGGCAGATGGGCACCGTATCGCAGTTGCACGACAATGTGCGCCCTCCGGCGCACCGCATCGAGACCGAGGAAGAAGCCGTCTCCGCGGCCCGCAAGCTTGCGGCTGCCTTTCGCCGGCAGGCAAACGAGCGCGACATCAACCGCCTCATGCCCAATGCCGAGCTCGACACGCTCTCGCAATCCGGCCTGACGGCAATCACCGTGCCCCCGGAATATCAGGGACTCGATGTTTCGAACGCCCTGCTCGCCGAGATCGTCGCCATCATCGCCGAAAGCGACGCCTCGATCGGCAGCGTGCTGGCATCTCACTTCCGCGTGCTGGAAGGGCTGCGCAACCAGCCTTCGGAAGAGCTGAAGAGCACCCTCTTTGCCCGCGCACTGGACGGCGACCGTTTCGCCGCCACCCGCTTTAGCGATCAGGCAACCCTCGTTGCCGAAGGCTCCGGCTTTCGCCTGACAGGCCGGTCGGAACAGGCACCAGCCATTCTCTTTTCCGACTGGATCGCCGCGGCAGCGATCGATCCCGGCGGCCGCAGGGTAACGCTCCATCTTCAGCGTGACAGCGACGAATTGCAGGCGGTGGACGATTGGGACGCCTTCGGCCTGCGCACCAACGGCACGGCAACGCTGATTGCCGGCAAGCTGCATGTGAATGCCGATACCGTCACCGCCGCCCTATCCGGCGATTACGCCACGGAAAAATCCTTGGGCCTTCTGCTCCAGGCAGCCGTCGGCCTCGGCATAGCCCGTGCCGCCTTTTCCGATCTGCTTGTCATGGCGAAGGACCCCTCTGCCCTCTCTGGCAAAATCGGCGAGCATGCAATCCGTATCGAAACCGCGACCGGGGCACTGGAACAGGCGGGCCGCAAGCTTGATATCGCCCAGGTAAGCCCCGCCGAAGCAGCCATGGCGGAAGCCTGTTTCTCCGCCTCATCCGCCTGCCTTGTCGCAACCGAGGTGGCGCTGAACACGGCAAATGCTCTCTTCGAACTGGCCCGAGGTGCGACCGGCAGCATAGCGCTCAACCTCGACCGTCACTGGCGCAACGCCCGTATTCACGACATGGCGATTCACCGCGAGCCACTGCTGAACGCAGCTGGGGCGCATATTCTGAAAATCAGGGAAAACTGAAGCAATTCCAGCAGAAGTGTACAGCGGTTTTGCTGGAATTGCGGAAAACGAAGAGAGCGGATCAGCTCGCGGCAGAAACCGGGAGCTTCTCCTCGACGGTTTCGATACCGCCTCCGGCAACGAACTGCTCGAGCGTCATATTGTCGAGAATGGCGGCGATCGCGTCCCGGACTTCGGTCATCGAGCGCCGCACCTGACAGGTCTCGGGATCGGCACAATCGTCGCAGGCCTCGTAAGCCGTGCGGCTCGCGCACCGGATCGGCGCAAGCGGCCCATCCAGCGTGCGGATGACGTGACCGATGCGAATCTCCGACGCGGGCCGCGAGAGCGAATAG
Proteins encoded:
- a CDS encoding DNA-3-methyladenine glycosylase, with the protein product MLSALFMTTDMINGAIGAGPLAGESLRHFFERDAIEVARDLLGCHLTVNDAGGRITETEAYYPDDPASHSFRGPTKRNGAMYGRPGNVYIYRIYGMYWCLNFVCSPGSAVLIRALEPEIGLPVMMERRGTDVLAQLCSGPGKLCQALDIDIAINDRTLDKPPYAISPSAPVPIVSGKRIGITKNAEAPWRFGIQGSRYLSKPFR
- a CDS encoding MarR family winged helix-turn-helix transcriptional regulator, which encodes MTNNPTLGFLLHDVARLLRKRFEQRAKDLGLTRSQWQTLAYLANNEGIHQSGLAEILEIEPITLVRILDKLAERGLIERRQHPTDRRIWLLYMREAAHPILAEMRKIGDVTRGEALESVTPEQRDQLFHILSVMKTNLVQACRSPVAENETKHG
- a CDS encoding LysR family transcriptional regulator, giving the protein MDRFDAMRVFSRVVERRNFTLAAEDTGLPRSTVTDAVKQLEARLGVRLLQRTTRHVSPTLDGEAYYQRCLSILADIEDAEGAFAGAKPKGLLRVDVHGTLARHFVLPSLPSFLETYPDIEFYMSEGDRLVDLVREGIDCVLRVGIPQDSDMVARRVAMLDEITLASPSYIAAFGLPEHPDRLDTHRMVGFRATGSAGPLPLEFIIDGNVRNITIPATVTVNAAESYISAARIGLGMIQVPRYHAEHDLAAGTLVEVLADFPLTRTPVSLLYPRNRQLSPRVRVFIDWLVKVFARQTAENTVHSY
- a CDS encoding DHA2 family efflux MFS transporter permease subunit; the protein is MSTAPASPATPVANRGAITACVILAVIMQALDTTIANVALPYIQGSVSASADQINWVLTSYIVAAAIMTPPSGFLAAKFGRKRVLLTAIVGFVVASVLCGLAQSLPQIVAFRLLQGLFGASLVPLSQGILLDIYSVEERGSAMALFGVSVMVGPVLGPVIGGWLTDNISWRWVFYINIPIGALAFAGIVIFVSETKRDVLAKLDWFGFGMMSLFIASLQLFLDRGEQLDWFSSGEIMIEAIVCAAAFYLLLVHTLTAEKSFVNPRLFLDQNFTVSMVFIFVIGITYLASLALMTPYLQTLMGYPVITAGIVMGPRGLGTMLCMFIVGRLIGKVDTRWLLLLGLGLTAWAMYDMTGWTPDVSQWTIISVGFIQGAGLGFLFVPLTTIAFATLPAQMRGDGTGLYNLSRNIGSSVGISIVSALIVENTQSNHESIAAYVTPFNHAFNATAAQGLSPLTAIGRAALNDVITLQSTIIAYIDDFKLLMLMSLAVMPLVLLLRKPKAAPAVDHSAVME
- a CDS encoding SDR family oxidoreductase, with translation MSANQNKVALVTGASRGIGASIAERLAKDGFTVVINYSGNAARAEELAQKIEKAGGKALTAQADVADADAVRRMFDAAEAAFGGVDVLVNNAGIMLLSRLADVDDATFDRQISVNLKGTFNTLREAAKRLHDGGRVINVSSSVVGLKPETYSVYAATKAAVETMSAIMSKEMRGRQITVNTVAPGPTGTDLFLNGKSDELIDRLAKANPLERLGTPEDIAGVVAFLAGSDGAWINGQVLRANGGMV
- a CDS encoding HlyD family secretion protein, with the protein product MADQSSLRVVSDANAKNPLEEKDIPQQPETVAEAPSSNSAPAAAAVAAPGGNKVRRRRSFTRPVLFALLPLALVVGGYYYVNGGQVMSTDNAYIQADMVGITTDVSGIVAKINVHENEQVKAGQVLFSLQSDAFRIALDGAKAQLGAQRNQIMNLKASYQQSLAEITQAEADLPYYQEQFDRQQSLVNNGSATQSAYDEAKHNLEAAQQKVSVAKAEAATTLAQLGGNADQPVEENPLYLQAKSQVDNAQRELDHSVVKAPFDGVVTNVNALQVGSYLQASQQAFSLVSTSHLWIAASPKETELTYVKPGQSVDIYVDTYPGVLWKGKVESISPASGSSFSLLPAQNTTGNWVKVVQRIPMRVSIDDSQGKPPLRVGMSTVVDVDTGHARGLPDFVNNLLGQAKSQE